In the Helianthus annuus cultivar XRQ/B chromosome 11, HanXRQr2.0-SUNRISE, whole genome shotgun sequence genome, one interval contains:
- the LOC110887694 gene encoding uncharacterized protein LOC110887694, with protein sequence MSKEDEEKTTFHTDVGIFCYTKMPFGLRNPGATYQRLMDKVFETQIGRNLEVYVDDLVIKSSEEKQMLADIEETFQRLREYNIKLNPKKCSFGVEEGKFLGVVVTRDGFKANPEKVSAISRMPSPRTLKEAQALNGRLVAINRFLARHAEKSLPFIKTLKDCLDKKNFKWTSGAEQALQEMKRFIERLPTLTAPRPGEMLKMYLAAAHTAVSAVLMVEREGKQTPIYYISRVLAGPETRYPTLEKLVLALVHATRRLRRYFQAHRVQILTNYPLQQVLHKPEVSGRLAKWAIELGALDIEYQKRTAVKGQVIADFLAEIPEGEVVTDPVIQDIPESSTARQTWKLYTDGSSSGKGSGAGLMLISPDQVRLMYALRFDFECSNNEAEYEALLAGLRMAKSMGAARVDAYVDSLLVNNQVNETYEAKDEAMAKYLAKTKELMDSFDKVTLNHVHRGKNQIADALSKLATSGMEKEVKVETLQTPSIEPRSVSAVTTEEPCWYTPILRFLVTGELPPAKGEAQKIQTKALQYEVNDGILYQKSYLGPLLRCVSPIEAKYLIGEIHAGICGIHAGPRAVVAKIHNAGYYWPGMHEDAVTELRKCRSCQKFAPQTIRPKNSLVPVTAAWPFQKWAVDIVGPFPPAPGKLKYLIVAVDYFTKWVEAKPLAKITAENAKKFLWEHIVCRFGLPIYLVSDNGTQFTDRIFQEWCIDLHIQQIFTSVAHPQGNGQVERANRSLLEGIKKRLGHEGSSWVEELPHVLWAHRTMPKTSNNETPFSLTYGMEAMIPAEAGLPSLRRLSIGNNNDQSLREGLGLLEERREAAAISEARYKKTLEKYYNKRVAKLSFKAGDYVMRDNEASRMEPSGKLGPNWEGPYVIQEDLGKGAYRLSRLDGTPVPRSWNIAQLKKCYL encoded by the coding sequence ATGTCCAAAGAAGACGAAGAGAAAACGACGTTCCACACTGACGTTGGCATCTTCTGTTACACCAAAATGCCTTTCGGGCTACGAAACCCAGGGGCTACCTACCAGAGGCTCATGGACAAGGTGTTCGAAACACAGATCGGGCGAAATTTGGAAGTCTATGTAGACGACCTCGTAATCAAAAGCAGCGAAGAAAAACAAATGTTGGCAGATATAGAGGAAACTTTCCAGCGACTCAGAGAGTACAACATAAAGTTAAATCCAAAGAAATGTTCGTTTGGGGTGGAAGAGGGGAAGTTCCTGGGGGTAGTAGTCACCCGAGACGGTTTTAAAGCTAACCCGGAAAAAGTATCCGCCATATCGCGAATGCCTTCTCCCCGAACGCTGAAGGAAGCTCAAGCTCTAAATGGACGACTAGTAGCAATCAACAGGTTCTTAGCAAGGCATGCTGAAAAGTCATTGCCATTCATAAAAACGCTAAAAGATTGCCTCGACAAGAAGAATTTCAAATGGACCAGCGGAGCGGAACAGGCTCTGCAGGAAATGAAGCGTTTTATAGAAAGGTTACCCACGTTGACCGCGCCTAGACCCGGTGAAATGCTAAAAATGTATTTAGCGGCAGCTCACACGGCGGTGAGCGCCGTGCTCATGGTTGAACGAGAAGGGAAACAAACACCAATATACTACATAAGCCGGGTGTTAGCGGGGCCTGAAACGCGCTACCCTACATTGGAAAAGCTAGTTTTAGCATTAGTGCACGCCACGAGGCGATTAAGAAGGTATTTTCAGGCACACCGTGTACAAATCTTAACCAACTATCCGCTACAGCAGGTCTTGCACAAACCAGAGGTCTCGGGCAGGTTGGCTAAATGGGCCATCGAGCTAGGGGCCCTAGATATCGAATATCAGAAGCGAACGGCGGTTAAGGGGCAAGTGATTGCTGATTTTTTAGCCGAAATACCAGAAGGAGAGGTCGTTACGGACCCGGTCATCCAAGATATACCAGAGTCCAGCACTGCGAGGCAGACTTGGAAGTTATACACGGATGGATCATCTAGTGGAAAGGGGTCCGGTGCAGGCCTAATGCTGATAAGTCCAGATCAAGTCAGGCTAATGTACGCCTTACGTTTTGACTTCGAGTGCTCTAATAACGAAGCGGAATACGAGGCATTATTGGCAGGGTTACGGATGGCAAAATCCATGGGGGCAGCCAGGGTAGACGCATACGTCGACTcgctgctggtcaacaatcaggtcaacgaaacgtacGAAGCCAAAGACGAGGCGATGGCAAAATACCTGGCAAAAACTAAAGAACTCATGGATTCCTTCGACAAGGTCACACTCAACCATGTGCACAGAGGGAAGAATCAAATAGCAGACGCCCTAAGCAAACTCGCTACCTCAGGCATGGAAAAGGAAGTCAAAGTCGAAACGTTGCAGACACCTTCAATAGAACCGCGGAGTGTTTCCGCTGTCACAACAGAAGAACCTTGCTGGTATACTCCGATTCTACGCTTCCTCGTAACAGGTGAATTACCTCCCGCCAAGGGCGAGGCGCAAAAGATACAAACGAAAGCGCTGCAATATGAAGTCAACGATGGTATCCTATACCAAAAATCTTACTTAGGTCCGTTGCTGCGATGCGTTTCCCCAATAGAGGCAAAGTACCTCATCGGAGAGATTCACGCGGGTATATGCGGCATACACGCCGGACCTAGAGCAGTGGTGGCCAAAATCCATAACGCAGGATattactggcccgggatgcatgAGGACGCTGTAACGGAACTGCGAAAATGCCGCAGTTGCCAAAAGTTTGCTCCTCAGACGATACGGCCCAAAAACAGCCTGGTACCGGTAACAGCAGCGTGGCCTTTCCAGAAATGGGCTGTGGATATCGTAGGACCTTTCCCGCCGGCCCCCGGAAAGTTGAAGTACCTAAttgtggcggtcgattacttcaccaaatgggtggagGCAAAACCTTTGGCTAAGATAACGGcggaaaacgccaaaaaattcctCTGGGAGCACATCGTGTGCAGGTTCGGGTTACCGATCTACCTGGTAAGCGACAATGGGACACAGTTCACAGATAGAATTTTCCAGGAATGGTGTATTGACCTCCACATCCAGCAGATTTTCACGTCGGTTGCACACCCACAGGGTAACGGACAGGTGGAGCGGGCGAATAGGAGTTTACTAGAAGGAATCAAAAAGCGACTGGGGCACGAGGGAAGCTCGTGGGTGGAAGAATTGCCACATGTACTTTGGGCGCATAGAACAATGCCCAAAACTAGCAACAACGAAACCCCATTCAGCCTCACCTACGGAATGGAGGCAATGATACCCGCTGAAGCAGGGTTACCATCATTACGCCGTCTAAGCATAGGGAATAACAACGACCAATCGCTGAGAGAAGGTTTAGGTCTGTTGGAAGAAAGGCGTGAGGCGGCCGCCATCAGCGAAGCACGATACAAGAAAACGTTGGAAAAATATTACAACAAACGGGTGGCTAAACTAAGTTTCAAGGCGGGCGATTACGTCATGCGTGACAACGAAGCAAGTCGGATGGAACCTTCGGGAAAGCTGGGTCCCAACTGGGAAGGCCCTTACGTCATTCAAGAAGACCTGGGTAAAGGGGCCTATCGCCTATCCCGACTAGATGGCACGCCAGTCCCGCGCAGTTGGAACATCGCCCAGTTGAAGAAATGCTACCTGTAA
- the LOC110889453 gene encoding uncharacterized protein LOC110889453 produces MAGAKPSDHLFRPPMLSLKRGSRYNAYAALRESKLRLKSTPNPLQLPPKDTRGGSGNSYTTTSPENKVKIPVNRRKAFSVLTQSVPDFSPVLRKENRRPALPTVAEKSATPPAKSSSRLYDVDARLMGSKSAVSREKKNGGMLNARRSCANMDELKKFSVSAANAINGENRGGRGGGNRGGGRSTVLGCRQYY; encoded by the coding sequence ATGGCCGGAGCAAAACCCTCCGACCACCTATTCCGACCACCCATGTTATCCCTCAAAAGAGGATCCCGATACAACGCGTACGCCGCTCTCCGAGAATCCAAACTCCGGTTAAAATCGACACCAAACCCCCTTCAATTACCCCCAAAAGACACCCGAGGAGGATCGGGTAATAGTTATACTACCACCTCACCGGAAAATAAAGTCAAGATTCCGGTCAACCGGAGAAAGGCGTTCTCTGTCTTGACTCAATCTGTCCCGGATTTTTCTCCTGTGTTGAGGAAGGAGAACCGGAGACCGGCATTGCCGACGGTTGCGGAGAAGTCTGCGACGCCGCCTGCGAAGAGTTCTTCGAGATTGTATGATGTTGATGCGAGATTGATGGGGAGTAAGTCTGCGGTTTCGAGGGAAAAGAAGAATGGGGGGATGTTGAATGCGAGGAGAAGCTGTGCGAATATGGATGAATTGAAGAAGTTTTCGGTTTCGGCTGCGAATGCGATTAATGGCGAAAACAGGGGAGGGAGGGGTGGTGGAAACAGGGGAGGAGGAAGAAGTACTGTTTTGGGGTGTAGACAATACTATtga